The following proteins are encoded in a genomic region of Numenius arquata chromosome 28, bNumArq3.hap1.1, whole genome shotgun sequence:
- the LOC141476066 gene encoding uncharacterized protein, translating into MAEPGPSRLPVRAARGKRPAPAGEKAAAMAEPGPSSGPVCAAPGKRPAPAGEKAAAMAEPGPSRLPEKEELRQRLEQEKEELRQRLEQEKEELRQRLEQQEKEQLRQRLEQQEKELRQRLEQQEKEMTSCQDERDRWRREVQRLAEDKRCLEDEVEACGQALAEAKGQARTLAATLQEREVQLQVLEGHPRAQAAGGAAPRAGDGAS; encoded by the exons ATGGCGGAGCCGGGCCCTTCCCGCCTGCCGGTGCGTGCAGCCCGCGGGAAGAGACCGGCACCCGCCGGGGAGaaggcggcggcgatggcggagCCGGGCCCTTCCAGCGGGCCGGTGTGTGCAGCCCCCGGCAAGAGACCGGCCCCCGCCGGGGAGaaggcggcggcgatggcggagCCGGGCCCTTCCCGCCTGCCG gagaaggaggagctgcgccagcgcctggagcaggagaaggaggagctgcgccagcgcctggagcaggagaaggaggagctgcgccagcgcctggagcagcaggagaaggagcagctgcgccagcgcctggagcagcaggagaaggagctgcgccagcgcctggagcagcaggagaaggagatgACGAGCTGCCAGGATGAGCGAGATCGATGGCGGAGGGAGGTGCaacgcttggcagaggacaagcggtgTCTGGAGGACGAGGTGGAGGCATGTGGGCAAGCGCTGGCCGAGGCCAAAGGGCAGGCGAGGACACTGGCGGCcacgctgcaggaaagggag gtccagctgcaggtgctAGAGGGGCACCCGCGGGCgcaggcagcagggggagcagctccacgggcaggagatggagcgtcgtag